A genomic window from Streptomyces sp. WMMC940 includes:
- a CDS encoding GOLPH3/VPS74 family protein → MGRSRRTLPEELLLLALDPATGTTAQPQSLDLGLAGAQLVELALAGRIAPDGDRIAVVMPRPTGDPTLDSALELLRRRGSPVRAVHWIGGPRLGLRQTYLSHLERCGMVHAVAGQMCGVLPTTRYQATDTTISREIRARLDSAIRTGVPPDPRTAALAALAHAVGLGKHLYPGNEGRSSRSRLRDLIRHDPMGGLVAHAVMDVQNGASAQPRRGSAAPGRQSAVQMPSGRGSMARAAAH, encoded by the coding sequence CCACAGCGCAGCCGCAGTCGCTCGACCTCGGCCTGGCCGGAGCACAGCTAGTGGAGCTGGCCCTGGCAGGACGGATAGCCCCAGACGGGGATCGTATCGCCGTGGTGATGCCACGGCCGACAGGAGATCCGACACTGGACTCCGCACTGGAACTGCTGCGCAGGCGCGGCAGTCCGGTCCGCGCTGTCCACTGGATCGGCGGGCCCCGGCTGGGGTTGCGCCAGACCTACCTTTCACATCTGGAAAGGTGCGGCATGGTCCATGCCGTGGCGGGCCAGATGTGCGGGGTGCTGCCGACGACTCGCTACCAGGCGACGGACACGACGATCAGCCGGGAGATCAGGGCCCGGCTGGACAGCGCGATCCGCACCGGCGTACCGCCGGACCCCCGGACGGCCGCACTCGCCGCACTGGCGCACGCGGTCGGCCTGGGCAAGCACCTCTATCCCGGCAACGAGGGGCGGTCATCCCGCTCCCGGCTCCGGGATCTGATCAGGCACGACCCCATGGGCGGACTCGTGGCGCACGCCGTGATGGACGTTCAGAACGGCGCATCGGCGCAGCCGCGCCGTGGTTCGGCGGCACCGGGTCGGCAGTCGGCCGTCCAGATGCCGTCAGGACGCGGCAGCATGGCCCGCGCCGCCGCTCACTAG